One window from the genome of Halostella litorea encodes:
- a CDS encoding NADH-quinone oxidoreductase subunit J, producing the protein MAPYETIAFALFAAITVASSLGVVLMRDVWHSALLLGVALLSVAVHYVMLQAEFLAAMQVLVYVGGVLILVTFAVMFTRDTDAQEVVET; encoded by the coding sequence ATGGCACCTTACGAGACCATCGCGTTCGCGCTGTTTGCCGCCATCACGGTGGCGAGCAGTCTCGGCGTCGTGCTGATGCGGGACGTGTGGCATTCCGCACTGCTGCTCGGCGTCGCGCTGCTCAGCGTCGCGGTGCATTACGTGATGCTGCAGGCCGAGTTCCTCGCAGCGATGCAGGTCCTCGTCTACGTGGGCGGGGTCCTCATCCTCGTCACGTTCGCCGTGATGTTCACGCGCGACACCGACGCCCAGGAGGTGGTCGAGACATGA
- a CDS encoding NADH-quinone oxidoreductase subunit A codes for MNQWIAVGALGLVGLLIPLGMMAVSSLLRPSVPEDSKRATYESGEIPTGGTKIRFNIQYYMVALLFLVFDIETVLIFPWTVMYRSALENGASLMQVLAPMLVFVGVLVVALAWAWRNGAVEWARSPQQTRRVTNEQR; via the coding sequence ATGAACCAGTGGATAGCAGTCGGCGCGCTAGGTCTGGTGGGACTCCTCATTCCGCTCGGAATGATGGCGGTGTCGAGTCTCCTCCGGCCGAGCGTCCCGGAAGACAGCAAACGCGCCACCTACGAGAGCGGCGAGATCCCGACGGGGGGCACCAAGATCCGGTTCAACATCCAGTACTACATGGTCGCCCTGCTGTTTCTCGTCTTCGACATCGAGACCGTCCTCATCTTCCCGTGGACGGTCATGTACCGCTCGGCGCTGGAGAACGGGGCGAGTCTGATGCAGGTGCTCGCACCGATGCTCGTGTTCGTCGGCGTTCTCGTCGTCGCACTCGCGTGGGCGTGGCGCAACGGCGCAGTCGAGTGGGCACGGAGCCCGCAGCAAACACGGAGGGTAACCAATGAGCAGCGATAA
- the nuoL gene encoding NADH-quinone oxidoreductase subunit L: MYEYAPAISLLPFASFLIALSVGKYMPKKGAFAGIAATGGSLLLSIWAFVTVSGGEVYNEPDLYTWVAADGISLQFGILVDPLSAMMLVIVSLVALLVHVFSLGYMNDEGETGLPRYYAELGLFTFSMLSFVYASNLLMAFMFFELVGLCSYLLIGFWFRTESAASAAKKAFLVTRFGDYFFLVGVVGVIATFGTAQFAGPESFPVMAEHVLVEGEGSFTTFLGLSEQNWVTVLGLLVLGGVIGKSAQYPLHTWLPDAMEGPTTVSALIHAATMVAAGVYLVARMYGFYALSPTALALIAFVGGFTALFAASMGVVKDDIKQVLAYSTISQYGYMMLGLGAGGFVAGTFHLMNHAFFKALLFLGAGSVIVLMHHEQDMWKMGGLKSKAPVTYYTFLAGALALAGIVPFSGFWSKDEILFEALHYGLGNQPLLLGAYAMGLIAVFFTGFYTFRMVFLTFHGEPRSDTARDPHPVGWSIKLPLVVLGLLATFIGFVNMVPVADLLGADIEFLHQWLDGPEETITSVHHYEELIHEAAHYEAGSIGPYLPAAISLGLALAGAGLAYRLYNVPDPEPHTEKLGGIKTLLAHNYYQDEYQVWLAEGVTQPIARAANKFDQTVVDGAVNGISRVSLASGSRVKRIQTGVVSNYAALITLGLVALLVIVGLQGGWF, encoded by the coding sequence ATGTACGAATACGCACCCGCGATCTCCCTGCTTCCGTTCGCATCGTTCCTGATCGCCCTGTCGGTCGGGAAGTACATGCCCAAGAAGGGCGCGTTCGCCGGGATCGCCGCGACGGGCGGCTCCCTGCTGCTGTCCATCTGGGCGTTCGTCACCGTCTCGGGCGGCGAGGTGTACAACGAACCGGACCTGTACACCTGGGTCGCCGCCGACGGCATCAGCCTCCAGTTCGGCATCCTCGTCGACCCGCTGTCGGCGATGATGCTCGTCATCGTCAGCCTGGTCGCGCTGCTCGTCCACGTGTTCAGCCTGGGCTACATGAACGACGAGGGCGAGACCGGCCTGCCGCGCTACTACGCCGAGCTGGGCCTGTTCACGTTCAGCATGCTCTCGTTCGTGTACGCCAGCAACCTGCTGATGGCGTTCATGTTCTTCGAGCTGGTCGGGCTCTGCTCGTACCTGCTCATCGGCTTCTGGTTCCGCACCGAGAGCGCGGCCAGCGCCGCCAAGAAGGCGTTCCTGGTCACGCGCTTCGGCGACTACTTCTTCCTGGTCGGCGTCGTCGGGGTCATCGCCACGTTCGGCACGGCGCAGTTCGCCGGGCCGGAGTCGTTCCCCGTCATGGCCGAACACGTCCTCGTCGAGGGCGAGGGCTCCTTCACCACGTTCCTCGGCCTGAGCGAGCAGAACTGGGTGACGGTGCTCGGGCTGCTCGTGCTGGGCGGCGTCATCGGTAAGTCCGCCCAGTACCCGCTGCACACCTGGCTGCCCGACGCGATGGAGGGTCCGACCACCGTCTCCGCGCTCATCCACGCGGCGACGATGGTCGCGGCCGGCGTCTACCTCGTCGCGCGGATGTACGGCTTCTACGCGCTCTCGCCGACCGCGCTGGCGCTCATCGCCTTCGTCGGCGGCTTCACGGCGCTGTTCGCGGCGTCGATGGGCGTCGTCAAGGACGACATCAAGCAGGTGCTCGCGTACTCGACCATCTCGCAGTACGGCTACATGATGCTCGGGCTCGGCGCGGGCGGCTTCGTCGCCGGGACCTTCCACCTGATGAACCACGCGTTCTTCAAGGCGCTGCTGTTCCTCGGTGCCGGTTCGGTCATCGTCCTGATGCACCACGAGCAGGACATGTGGAAGATGGGCGGCCTGAAGTCGAAAGCGCCCGTCACCTACTACACGTTCCTCGCGGGCGCACTCGCGCTCGCCGGCATCGTCCCGTTCTCCGGGTTCTGGAGCAAGGACGAGATACTGTTCGAGGCGCTCCACTACGGCCTCGGCAACCAGCCGCTCCTGCTCGGCGCGTACGCGATGGGACTTATCGCCGTGTTCTTCACCGGCTTCTACACCTTCCGGATGGTGTTCCTGACGTTCCACGGCGAGCCGCGGAGCGACACCGCGCGCGACCCGCACCCGGTCGGCTGGTCGATCAAGCTACCGCTGGTCGTGCTCGGCCTGCTGGCGACGTTCATCGGCTTCGTCAACATGGTGCCCGTCGCCGACCTGCTCGGCGCGGACATCGAGTTCCTCCACCAGTGGCTCGACGGGCCCGAGGAGACGATCACCTCGGTCCACCACTACGAGGAACTGATCCACGAGGCGGCCCACTACGAGGCCGGCAGTATCGGCCCGTACCTGCCCGCGGCGATCTCGCTGGGGCTGGCGCTTGCCGGTGCCGGGCTGGCCTACCGCCTGTACAACGTTCCGGACCCCGAGCCCCACACCGAGAAGCTCGGGGGCATCAAGACGCTGCTCGCGCACAACTACTACCAGGACGAGTACCAGGTGTGGCTCGCCGAGGGCGTCACGCAGCCCATCGCCCGCGCCGCCAACAAGTTCGACCAGACGGTCGTCGACGGCGCGGTCAACGGCATCAGCCGCGTCAGCCTCGCCAGCGGGAGCCGCGTGAAGCGGATCCAGACGGGGGTCGTGTCGAACTACGCGGCCCTGATAACGCTGGGGCTCGTGGCGCTGCTCGTCATCGTCGGTCTCCAAGGAGGGTGGTTCTGA
- a CDS encoding complex I subunit 1/NuoH family protein, with protein sequence MSAVAQVGGGPLLPQRISDMLGFGGYGVAGELVAALLAAALVSVLMLTNAAVAGPWAKRKITAAFTDRIAVNRIGPFGLFIIVADAVRLLSKELIVPENVDRPAWDLAPIVVASSALLGFAVIPMGSGVQLADPEVGLAYVFAVAGIASVGLAMGGYASANKFSLLGGLRAIAQNVAYEIPLVITAASVVIFTGSLQLSTIVEQQAEPLVTLAGVTIPSWFAFVNPFAFVLFVVANLAEVGRNPFDTPEAPTEIVAGYQTEYSSVYFVLFYLGEFLHIFLGGAIIATVFLGGPAGPVLPGLVWFIVKIWAVFLFTQWCRSAIPRVRIDQLIEIGWKGMLVLSFANLVLTAIIVGVIA encoded by the coding sequence ATGAGCGCGGTCGCACAGGTGGGCGGCGGCCCGCTGCTTCCCCAGCGCATCAGCGACATGCTCGGCTTCGGCGGCTACGGCGTCGCCGGCGAGCTCGTCGCGGCGCTGCTGGCCGCCGCGCTGGTCAGCGTCCTGATGCTGACGAACGCGGCCGTCGCCGGCCCGTGGGCGAAGCGGAAGATCACCGCCGCGTTCACGGACCGCATCGCCGTCAACCGCATCGGGCCGTTCGGCCTGTTCATCATCGTAGCCGACGCGGTCCGCCTGCTGTCGAAGGAACTGATCGTCCCCGAGAACGTCGACCGCCCGGCGTGGGACCTGGCTCCCATCGTCGTCGCGTCGTCGGCGCTGCTGGGCTTTGCCGTCATCCCGATGGGGAGCGGCGTCCAGCTGGCCGACCCCGAGGTCGGCCTCGCGTACGTGTTCGCCGTCGCCGGCATCGCGAGCGTCGGGCTGGCGATGGGCGGGTACGCGTCGGCGAACAAGTTCTCGCTGCTCGGCGGCCTGCGCGCGATCGCGCAGAACGTCGCCTACGAGATCCCGCTGGTCATCACCGCGGCCTCGGTCGTCATCTTCACCGGCTCGCTCCAGCTGTCGACCATCGTCGAACAGCAGGCCGAGCCGCTGGTGACGCTCGCCGGGGTCACGATCCCGTCGTGGTTCGCCTTCGTCAACCCGTTCGCGTTCGTGCTGTTCGTGGTGGCGAACCTCGCGGAGGTCGGCCGCAACCCGTTCGACACGCCGGAAGCGCCGACGGAGATCGTCGCCGGGTACCAGACGGAGTACTCCTCCGTCTACTTCGTCCTGTTCTACCTGGGCGAGTTCCTGCACATCTTCCTCGGCGGCGCCATCATCGCGACGGTGTTCCTCGGCGGTCCCGCCGGTCCCGTGCTGCCGGGGCTGGTCTGGTTCATCGTCAAGATCTGGGCCGTCTTCCTGTTCACCCAGTGGTGTCGCTCGGCGATCCCGCGCGTTCGTATCGACCAGCTCATCGAGATCGGCTGGAAGGGGATGCTCGTGCTCTCCTTCGCTAACCTGGTGCTCACGGCCATCATCGTGGGAGTGATAGCATGA
- a CDS encoding NADH-quinone oxidoreductase subunit J encodes MTSKPKLRLGRELLPGLGAVALFAVFAYTFVTAEFGDSAGFPGGESITENIGLAMFDMASLQTIPAEGFLVSFIVIAIALDAALEGAVMLAKREEDGAVVNPLKSDAEEEPTAADGGRPGGED; translated from the coding sequence ATGACCAGCAAGCCGAAGTTACGCCTCGGCAGGGAACTCCTGCCGGGGCTCGGGGCCGTCGCGCTGTTCGCCGTCTTCGCGTACACGTTCGTCACCGCGGAGTTCGGCGACTCGGCGGGGTTCCCGGGCGGCGAGAGCATCACGGAGAACATCGGGCTCGCGATGTTCGACATGGCGTCGCTCCAGACGATCCCGGCCGAGGGCTTTCTGGTCTCGTTTATCGTGATCGCCATCGCGCTCGACGCCGCCCTCGAAGGCGCGGTCATGCTCGCCAAGCGCGAGGAGGACGGCGCGGTGGTCAACCCGCTCAAATCGGACGCCGAGGAGGAACCGACGGCCGCCGACGGCGGCCGTCCGGGGGGTGAGGACTGA
- a CDS encoding NADH-quinone oxidoreductase subunit D: MSTQEESPAPVTEGVDYDALAELLGETAIGRESHKNADGFVVRPDEVQDALSTLRDEAGFDHLACLTAQEYEDRYESIYHLRKYDDPTEEVSVVVPTPRDQPVSESAEPVFRTADWHEREAYDLVGIEYDDHPDLRRILLPETWQGHPMGRDYDQDKPQIVPFQEHANPLEEDHMDAESDTMFVNIGPHHPATHGVLHLEATLDGETVADVEPDIGYLHRCEEQMAQQGTYRHQIMPYPDRWDYASAGLLNEWAYARTAEDLADLDVPEYAQVIRTMGAELCRIAAHMLAVGTFALDVYGDFTAVFMYAMRDRERTQSILEDLTGQRMMFNYFRLGGVAWDLPEPRDEFFEKTRDFLDELPTALEEYHDLLTGNEIFQSRCLDTGVLEPEVAKQYGATGPVARGSGIDYDLRRDDPYGYYDELDWDVVTEDGCDNYSRVLVRLQEVEESAKIIEQCVDLLEDWPEDDREIQSNVPRTLKPDPDTEIYRAVEGAKGELGIYIRSDGTDKPGRFKIRSPCFHNLSVLPEMANGEYIADMIASLGSLDIILGEVDR, encoded by the coding sequence ATGAGCACGCAGGAGGAATCCCCCGCCCCGGTCACCGAGGGCGTCGACTACGACGCGCTCGCGGAACTGCTGGGCGAGACGGCGATCGGCCGCGAGTCCCACAAGAACGCCGACGGGTTCGTCGTCCGGCCCGACGAGGTGCAGGACGCCCTGTCGACGCTCCGGGACGAGGCCGGCTTCGACCACCTGGCCTGCCTCACCGCCCAGGAGTACGAGGACCGCTACGAGTCGATCTACCACCTGCGGAAGTACGACGACCCGACCGAGGAGGTCAGCGTCGTCGTGCCGACGCCGCGGGACCAGCCGGTCAGCGAGTCCGCCGAGCCGGTGTTCCGCACGGCGGACTGGCACGAGCGGGAGGCCTACGACCTCGTCGGGATCGAGTACGACGACCACCCCGACCTGCGGCGCATCCTGCTCCCCGAGACGTGGCAGGGCCACCCGATGGGCCGTGACTACGACCAGGACAAGCCCCAGATCGTCCCCTTCCAGGAACACGCCAACCCCCTGGAGGAGGACCACATGGACGCCGAGTCCGACACGATGTTCGTCAACATCGGGCCGCACCACCCGGCGACCCACGGCGTCCTCCACCTGGAGGCGACCCTCGACGGCGAGACCGTCGCGGACGTGGAGCCCGACATCGGCTACCTCCACCGCTGCGAGGAGCAGATGGCCCAGCAGGGCACCTACCGCCACCAGATCATGCCGTACCCCGACCGCTGGGACTACGCCTCGGCGGGCCTGCTGAACGAGTGGGCGTACGCGCGCACGGCGGAGGACCTGGCTGACCTCGACGTGCCGGAGTACGCGCAGGTCATCCGGACGATGGGCGCGGAACTGTGTCGCATCGCCGCCCACATGCTCGCGGTCGGTACGTTCGCACTCGACGTGTACGGCGACTTCACCGCCGTGTTCATGTACGCCATGCGCGACCGGGAGCGGACCCAGTCGATCCTGGAGGACCTGACCGGCCAGCGCATGATGTTCAACTACTTCCGGCTCGGCGGCGTCGCCTGGGACCTGCCGGAACCACGCGACGAGTTCTTCGAGAAGACCCGGGACTTCCTCGACGAGCTGCCGACGGCCCTGGAGGAGTACCACGACCTGCTGACGGGCAACGAGATCTTCCAGTCGCGCTGTCTCGACACCGGCGTCCTCGAACCCGAGGTGGCGAAGCAGTACGGCGCGACCGGGCCGGTCGCCCGCGGTTCGGGCATCGACTACGACCTGCGCCGCGACGACCCGTACGGCTACTACGACGAGCTCGACTGGGACGTCGTCACCGAGGACGGCTGCGACAACTACTCCCGCGTGCTCGTCCGCCTGCAGGAGGTCGAGGAGTCCGCGAAGATCATCGAGCAGTGTGTCGACCTGCTCGAGGACTGGCCGGAGGACGACCGCGAGATCCAGAGCAACGTCCCGCGGACGCTCAAGCCGGACCCCGACACGGAGATCTACCGCGCCGTCGAGGGCGCGAAGGGCGAGCTCGGCATCTATATCCGGAGCGACGGGACGGACAAGCCCGGCCGGTTCAAGATCCGCAGCCCCTGTTTCCACAACCTCTCGGTGCTGCCGGAGATGGCAAACGGCGAGTACATCGCCGACATGATCGCCTCGCTGGGTAGCCTCGACATCATCCTCGGGGAGGTGGACCGCTGA
- a CDS encoding NuoI/complex I 23 kDa subunit family protein, whose translation MIGLLKSMATTMKHALDGNTFTVEYPETAPEVSPRFRGVHKFSQERCIWCRQCENVCPNDTIQIVTDDQRNGEQYNLHIGQCIYCRLCEEVCPVDAILLTQNFEFTGDTKDDLVYNKEQLKNVPWYKDIDPLESREPDRGAWIGEGEGELDYQ comes from the coding sequence ATGATCGGACTGCTCAAATCGATGGCGACGACGATGAAACACGCGCTCGACGGCAACACGTTCACCGTCGAGTACCCCGAGACCGCACCCGAGGTCAGCCCGCGGTTCCGGGGCGTCCACAAGTTCAGTCAGGAGCGGTGCATCTGGTGCCGGCAGTGCGAGAACGTCTGCCCGAACGACACGATCCAGATCGTCACCGACGACCAGCGCAACGGCGAGCAGTACAACCTCCACATCGGCCAGTGCATCTACTGCCGGCTGTGCGAGGAGGTCTGCCCCGTCGACGCCATCCTGCTGACCCAGAACTTCGAGTTCACGGGCGACACCAAGGACGACCTGGTGTACAACAAGGAACAGCTGAAGAACGTCCCGTGGTACAAGGACATCGACCCGCTCGAATCCCGGGAACCGGACCGCGGTGCGTGGATCGGCGAGGGCGAAGGCGAACTGGACTACCAGTAA
- a CDS encoding complex I subunit 4 family protein gives MLIETLMAVTFVGSLVAFVAPNRYAGELAAAISVLPLVGSLVMYSRFDGSGNALLEGGSLAFENSAEWITLGSYSLNWHVGLDGISMPLIVLTTVLTTLAIVSAWTPIDERQSQFYGLVLFMEAGLLGVFAALDFFVWFVFWEAVLVPLYLLIGVWGGPRRKYAAIKVFVYTNVASLAMFIGFVALVFNLPVDTFDLPTVAQSLNAGELTAPSWTSVSTLKNAAFLVMFAGFAVKVPVVPFHTWLPDAHVEAPTPVSVLLAGVLLKMGTYALLRFNFTMLSDVAAANAELIAIFAVVSVIYGALLALAQQDLKRIVAYSSVSSMGYVILGLVAYTTYGVGGATFQMISHGLISGLMFMAVGVIYNTTHTRMVTDMSGLADRMPVTVGILIGGAFGYMGLPLMSGFAAEFFVFLGAFRSGTLSGAPVFTAVAMFGIVIVAGYLLFAMQRTLFGPFRLDTDYEVTRAPLHDVAPLFALLLLVIALGVAPDLFFEMIRDAVNQMPLVEAGLGGGH, from the coding sequence ATGTTGATAGAGACGCTCATGGCGGTCACGTTCGTCGGGTCGCTGGTCGCTTTCGTCGCGCCGAACCGCTACGCCGGCGAGCTGGCGGCGGCGATCAGCGTGCTCCCCCTGGTCGGGAGCCTCGTGATGTACAGCCGCTTCGACGGGTCGGGCAACGCCCTGCTTGAGGGCGGGTCGCTCGCCTTCGAGAACTCGGCCGAGTGGATCACGCTCGGCTCGTACTCGCTCAACTGGCACGTCGGGCTGGACGGCATCAGCATGCCGCTCATCGTCCTGACGACGGTGCTGACGACGCTTGCCATCGTCTCGGCGTGGACCCCCATCGACGAGCGCCAGTCCCAGTTCTACGGGCTGGTGCTGTTCATGGAGGCGGGCCTGCTCGGCGTGTTCGCCGCGCTGGACTTCTTCGTCTGGTTCGTCTTCTGGGAGGCCGTGCTGGTCCCGCTGTACCTGCTCATCGGCGTCTGGGGCGGCCCGCGCCGGAAGTACGCGGCGATCAAGGTGTTCGTCTACACCAACGTCGCCAGCCTGGCGATGTTCATCGGCTTCGTCGCGCTCGTCTTCAACCTGCCAGTCGACACGTTCGACCTGCCGACGGTCGCCCAGTCGCTCAACGCGGGCGAACTGACGGCGCCGAGCTGGACGAGCGTGAGCACGCTCAAGAACGCCGCGTTCCTCGTGATGTTCGCCGGGTTCGCGGTGAAGGTGCCCGTCGTCCCGTTCCACACGTGGCTGCCGGACGCCCACGTCGAGGCCCCGACGCCCGTGTCGGTGCTTCTGGCCGGCGTCCTGCTGAAGATGGGGACGTACGCGCTGCTGCGGTTCAACTTCACGATGCTGTCGGACGTGGCCGCCGCCAACGCCGAACTCATCGCCATCTTCGCCGTGGTGAGCGTCATCTACGGCGCGCTGCTGGCGCTGGCCCAGCAGGACCTGAAACGCATCGTCGCGTACTCCTCGGTCTCCTCGATGGGGTACGTGATACTGGGCCTCGTCGCGTACACGACGTACGGCGTCGGCGGCGCGACGTTCCAGATGATCTCCCACGGCCTCATCTCGGGGCTGATGTTCATGGCGGTCGGCGTCATCTACAACACGACCCACACCCGGATGGTGACGGACATGTCCGGGCTGGCCGACCGCATGCCGGTGACGGTCGGCATCCTCATCGGCGGCGCCTTCGGCTACATGGGCCTGCCGCTGATGTCCGGCTTCGCCGCCGAGTTCTTCGTGTTCCTCGGCGCGTTCCGCTCGGGCACGCTCTCGGGCGCGCCGGTGTTCACGGCGGTGGCGATGTTCGGCATCGTCATCGTGGCGGGCTACCTGCTGTTCGCGATGCAGCGGACGCTGTTCGGTCCCTTCCGGCTGGACACCGACTACGAGGTGACGCGCGCGCCGCTGCACGACGTCGCCCCGCTGTTCGCGCTACTGCTGCTCGTCATCGCGCTCGGCGTCGCGCCGGATCTCTTCTTCGAGATGATCCGGGACGCCGTCAACCAGATGCCCCTCGTTGAAGCGGGCCTCGGAGGTGGTCACTGA
- a CDS encoding NADH-quinone oxidoreductase subunit B: MSSDNPRESIVDSTAPQTKTREARMGEGVDDRFNSKLREAFGASPFILTKFDKFMNWVRGSSMFMLQFGIACCSIEMMHTYAVKHDLDRFGSGVPRASPRQADVMIVPGTIVSKFSPRMKRVYDQMPEPKFVVGMGSCTISGGPFQEGYNVVKGAEEVIPVDIHVPGCPPRPEALVYGVVKLQERIANGESAPVTVKPYELEQFADLERDEIVDELAKEIDEETLVMRYNWADSP; encoded by the coding sequence ATGAGCAGCGATAACCCGCGGGAGTCGATCGTCGACAGTACAGCCCCACAGACCAAGACGCGCGAGGCCCGCATGGGCGAGGGCGTCGACGACCGCTTCAACTCGAAGCTGCGCGAGGCGTTCGGCGCGTCCCCGTTCATCCTCACGAAGTTCGACAAGTTCATGAACTGGGTGCGGGGGTCGTCGATGTTCATGCTGCAGTTCGGGATCGCCTGCTGCAGCATCGAGATGATGCATACCTACGCGGTCAAGCACGACCTGGACCGGTTCGGGTCGGGCGTCCCGCGCGCCTCGCCGCGCCAGGCCGACGTGATGATCGTTCCGGGCACCATCGTCTCGAAGTTCTCGCCCCGGATGAAGCGCGTCTACGACCAGATGCCCGAGCCGAAGTTCGTCGTCGGCATGGGCTCGTGTACCATCTCCGGCGGCCCGTTCCAGGAGGGGTACAACGTCGTGAAGGGGGCCGAGGAGGTCATCCCGGTCGACATCCACGTCCCGGGCTGCCCGCCCCGCCCCGAGGCGCTCGTCTACGGCGTCGTCAAGCTTCAGGAGCGGATCGCCAACGGCGAGTCCGCGCCGGTGACGGTCAAGCCCTACGAACTGGAGCAGTTCGCCGACCTCGAACGGGACGAGATCGTCGACGAACTGGCAAAGGAGATAGACGAGGAGACGCTGGTCATGCGCTACAACTGGGCTGATTCACCATGA
- the nuoK gene encoding NADH-quinone oxidoreductase subunit NuoK: MAVAVEYYLLLSAAVFCIGLFGILTRRNALLFLMSVELMLNAANINFIAFSHYHGNLTGQVFSLFTMALAAAEVAVGIGIILVLYRNFRDVDVTKATTMRW, translated from the coding sequence ATGGCGGTGGCCGTCGAGTACTACCTGCTGCTGTCGGCCGCGGTGTTCTGTATCGGCCTCTTCGGGATCCTCACGCGGCGGAACGCGCTGCTGTTCCTGATGTCGGTCGAGCTCATGCTCAACGCCGCCAACATCAACTTCATCGCGTTCTCGCACTACCACGGCAACCTCACGGGCCAGGTGTTCAGCCTGTTCACGATGGCGCTTGCCGCCGCCGAGGTCGCCGTCGGCATCGGCATCATCCTCGTCCTCTACCGGAACTTCCGGGACGTGGACGTCACGAAGGCGACGACGATGAGGTGGTAA
- a CDS encoding AIR carboxylase family protein: MTQADSVSDLIASLEAEAERDRDPAETPDVGIVMGSDSDLDVMMGTDDDPGAYDALRELGFEEVTDYDDPPEVRFTFETYVVSAHRTPELMYAYAETAADRGVDVIIAGAGGKSADLPNMTASIAYPVPTIGVPVQEKSVDSVIGMPTGAPLVAVDAGKSFNAALSAVQILAREHEVLRDRLVAYHDGLQQDVGEVSRDLHELGTPGFRER; encoded by the coding sequence ATGACACAGGCAGACTCCGTCTCCGACCTGATCGCATCGCTCGAAGCCGAGGCCGAACGGGACCGGGACCCCGCCGAGACCCCCGACGTGGGGATCGTGATGGGGAGCGACTCCGACCTCGACGTGATGATGGGCACTGACGACGACCCCGGCGCGTACGACGCGCTCCGGGAACTGGGCTTCGAGGAGGTGACCGACTACGACGACCCCCCGGAGGTGCGGTTCACCTTCGAGACGTACGTCGTCTCCGCCCACCGGACGCCGGAACTGATGTACGCGTACGCGGAAACGGCCGCGGACCGCGGCGTCGACGTGATCATCGCGGGGGCCGGCGGGAAATCCGCAGACCTCCCGAACATGACCGCCTCCATCGCCTACCCGGTTCCGACTATCGGCGTCCCCGTCCAGGAGAAGTCAGTCGACTCGGTCATCGGGATGCCGACCGGCGCGCCGCTGGTCGCCGTCGACGCGGGGAAGTCGTTCAACGCCGCGCTGTCCGCAGTACAGATCCTCGCGCGCGAGCACGAGGTGCTCCGGGACCGGCTGGTCGCCTACCACGACGGCCTCCAGCAGGACGTCGGCGAAGTCTCCCGGGACCTCCACGAACTCGGGACGCCCGGCTTCCGCGAGCGGTAG
- a CDS encoding 5-(carboxyamino)imidazole ribonucleotide synthase, whose protein sequence is MTPPLSTPGPTLGVVGGGQLGRMLAEAASPLGVELVVLDPTPDCPASPVVRDQIVAEFDDEAAVRELAERSDFLTFEIELADPDLLESAGEAAGAPVHPDPDTLRTIQDKLVQKRALADAGIPVPPFRAVDDAAELRDALDDLGTPAMVKARTGGYDGRGNAPITDPADAESVLEAVGAGDGGAMVESFVDFEREVSVIGVKGDGEVATFPVGENVHEEEILRETVVPARTTDAVRERAQTVARDVLDLLDGRGTYGIELFETPDGDISVNEIAPRPHNSGHWTIEGALASQFEQHVRAVTGRPLGATDLRAPTAMANVLGDVDERRSAALAGVDEALAAPGVGFHWYGKREVYPLRKMGHVTAVGDDALSRARAARDELTFE, encoded by the coding sequence ATGACACCACCGCTGTCGACGCCCGGACCGACGCTCGGCGTGGTCGGCGGCGGCCAGCTCGGCCGGATGCTCGCCGAGGCCGCGTCGCCGCTCGGCGTCGAGCTGGTCGTCCTCGACCCGACGCCGGACTGCCCCGCGTCGCCGGTCGTCCGCGACCAGATCGTCGCCGAATTCGACGACGAGGCGGCCGTCCGCGAGCTCGCGGAGCGGTCGGACTTCCTCACCTTCGAGATAGAACTCGCGGACCCGGACCTGCTCGAATCGGCGGGCGAGGCGGCCGGCGCCCCCGTCCACCCGGACCCGGACACGCTGCGGACGATCCAGGACAAGCTCGTCCAGAAGCGGGCGCTCGCCGACGCCGGGATCCCCGTCCCGCCGTTCCGCGCCGTCGACGACGCCGCGGAACTGCGCGACGCGCTCGACGACCTCGGGACGCCCGCGATGGTGAAAGCCCGCACCGGCGGCTACGACGGCCGCGGCAACGCGCCGATAACCGACCCCGCCGACGCCGAGTCGGTGCTGGAGGCAGTCGGCGCCGGGGACGGCGGCGCGATGGTCGAGTCGTTCGTCGACTTCGAGCGCGAGGTGTCGGTCATCGGCGTCAAGGGCGACGGCGAGGTCGCCACGTTCCCCGTCGGGGAGAACGTCCACGAGGAGGAGATCCTCCGGGAGACGGTCGTGCCGGCCCGGACGACCGACGCCGTCCGCGAACGCGCGCAGACGGTCGCCCGCGACGTGCTCGACCTGCTCGACGGGCGCGGGACCTACGGGATCGAACTGTTCGAGACCCCCGACGGCGACATCTCGGTCAACGAGATCGCGCCGCGGCCCCACAACTCCGGCCACTGGACGATCGAGGGGGCGCTGGCCTCGCAGTTCGAGCAGCACGTCCGGGCGGTCACGGGCCGCCCCCTCGGTGCCACCGACCTGCGTGCACCGACGGCGATGGCGAACGTGCTGGGCGACGTCGACGAGCGCCGGTCGGCGGCGCTGGCGGGCGTCGACGAAGCGCTCGCGGCGCCGGGCGTCGGCTTCCACTGGTACGGCAAGCGCGAGGTGTACCCGCTCCGGAAGATGGGCCACGTGACCGCCGTCGGCGACGACGCGCTCTCCCGGGCCCGCGCGGCCCGCGACGAACTGACGTTCGAGTAG